DNA sequence from the Pseudomonas fluorescens Q2-87 genome:
TTATCGGAGCGCTCGGCCAGGCGCTGCGAAGCGACATCCGGTGTACGGGACTCAGCCGATGTCATTAGCAGTGAAGACCAGGTCGCCACCCCGGCCAACGCCGCCACCAGGCCCACGACCTGGACGATCTGCGCCGGGGATACCCGCTCGATGAACACCATGGCCCGACTCTCCTTTTCTGGTTCCGGCCCCCAGGGTACCCGTCAATTCTCTCCGTTTTATTTCACACGCTTATCATCTTCGCCGTGCAGGATGGCCTGGACGCAAAGGAGCGCGCTATGGCCCGGGCCCGGCAACACGGTTTCACCCTGATCGAATTGATGGTGGTACTGGTGATCATCGGCATCGCCAGCGCCGCCGTGAGCTTGAGCATCAAGCCCGACCCGCTGAAACTGTTGCGCCAGGACGCCGAACGACTGGTGCAGCTGTTGCAACTGGCACAGACCGAAGCCCGCACCGACGGCCGGGCGATTACCTGGCGCTGGGATGCCAAAGGGTTCGGCTTCAGTCGCCGTGCCGATCAGGGGACGGGACTGGATCGTTTCAAGGACGACCCGCAGCTGCATTCACGTCGCTGGCAGAGCCCGACGATGCAGGTTCGCGTGGAGCCTGGGCAGCGGGTCGTGTTGAGTGCCGAATGGATCGGCGAGCCTTTGCAAATCCGACTTTCGGACGGTCAGAACAGCCTCAATGTGCAACGCAGCGCCGCCGGACGGGTGCAGGTCCAATGAGCGCCCGGCAGACAGGCTTCACCTTGCTTGAAGTCATGGTGGCTATTTTGCTGATGGCGGTGGTCAGCCTGATTGCCTGGCGCGGGTTGGACAGCGTCACCCGCGCCGACAGCCACTTGCAGGCCAGCACCGAGCAGACCGAAGCCTTGCTGCGGGTGTTGAACCAACTGGAGCGCGACGTGGCCCTGCGCGCCAGTACCGAGCTGAGCGAACCGGCAAAACCCGGCGTCGACGACGCGCCCTCCACAGCCCCGCCCGCCCTTACGGTGCGCAGCGCCGAAGGCCGGGGGTTTCGCCTGGACGTAATCCGGGTGGGGGCGACACGGGAAGGCGAGTTGCAACGGGTACGCTGGTGGCTGAAGGGCGACACTCTGTACCGTGCCCAGGGCCAGGCCCGCGACCGTTATCCATTGCCTGCGCCTGGTCCAGGGGTGGCCGTGCTCAACGACGTCAATGACGCCGCGCTGCGGTTCTGGGACAAGGAAAAAGGCTGGCGCAAGCTCAGTGGCAATCGCCAGGAGAATCCGGCAGGCCTCGAAATCAGCCTGACCCGCCAGACACCCCAGGGCACCGAAAAATACCGGCAAGTGCTGGGGCCGTTGGAATAAGTCGAACCGACATAGCGCCAGCAGGAAGGCCCGAGGCGGGCCTCATATCCGAGAACATGCACAAACCCAGTGGGAGCGAGCTTGCTCGCGAAGAGGCAAGCAGGTTCGATATCAATGCCGTCTGTTATGCCGCCTTCGCGAGCAAGCTCGCTCCCACAGGGGATTTGTAGTCGGTCGATATCTGGGCAAGCCCAACGATCCTGTGGGAGCTTGCTCGCGATGAGGCCACCCAGGCCGCGCGTGGCTCAACTCAGCACCACCACCCCACCCGGCAACTCGGTGCATTTGGCGCCGTAGGCATCGCGGATCAGCAGGGCCACGCCGGCCAGTTGATCGAGGCGAAAGCGCGCCTGGACCTTGCGCAGGCCCAGTTCGCGATTGAGCAATAGCAGCATGCCCGGACGGTAGCGGTTGATTTCGTCGACGACGCTGGCCAGCGTTGCGTCGTTGAACACCAGCACCTGCTCGCGCCAGGCAATGGCGGCCGATACATCGGCATGACGAGGGCTGCCCACCCGGCCACTGTCGTAGATCAACTGCATGCCCGGCTCCAGGCGAAAGCGCTGGCCTTGCACCGCCACTTGCACCACGCCTTCCAGGCATGTCGCACAAACGCTCTGGTCGGTGTAGCGGACATTGAACCGTGCCCGGGCGGCGCTGATCCAGCCAGCACCAGCCTGGACGCTGACCACCTGTGCATTGCGCCCTTGGACCTCGATCTCGCCACTGAGCAATTCCACCCCTTGGCCGCCATCGTCCAGCGCACGGCGGCTGAGGCGGGTCTGGGTGTTGAGCTCCAGGCTGACGCCCTCGGCCAGTTCCACGCGACGCTGCTCGCCGACTTCGGTGATGTAGTCAGCGCCCAGCCCGGACACGCCACCGGGCACCGTGATACGGATCAACAGGAAACCGGCCGAC
Encoded proteins:
- a CDS encoding PulJ/GspJ family protein — its product is MSARQTGFTLLEVMVAILLMAVVSLIAWRGLDSVTRADSHLQASTEQTEALLRVLNQLERDVALRASTELSEPAKPGVDDAPSTAPPALTVRSAEGRGFRLDVIRVGATREGELQRVRWWLKGDTLYRAQGQARDRYPLPAPGPGVAVLNDVNDAALRFWDKEKGWRKLSGNRQENPAGLEISLTRQTPQGTEKYRQVLGPLE
- the gspH gene encoding type II secretion system minor pseudopilin GspH, producing the protein MARARQHGFTLIELMVVLVIIGIASAAVSLSIKPDPLKLLRQDAERLVQLLQLAQTEARTDGRAITWRWDAKGFGFSRRADQGTGLDRFKDDPQLHSRRWQSPTMQVRVEPGQRVVLSAEWIGEPLQIRLSDGQNSLNVQRSAAGRVQVQ
- a CDS encoding FecR family protein, with protein sequence MNIFSITSPDAMPAARLADEARDWLILLTSGRATVADAQALRQWCGQSPEHAQAFAQAKVLWQELRPAAAALQAPRPFGRRALLAGAIAASAGFLLIRITVPGGVSGLGADYITEVGEQRRVELAEGVSLELNTQTRLSRRALDDGGQGVELLSGEIEVQGRNAQVVSVQAGAGWISAARARFNVRYTDQSVCATCLEGVVQVAVQGQRFRLEPGMQLIYDSGRVGSPRHADVSAAIAWREQVLVFNDATLASVVDEINRYRPGMLLLLNRELGLRKVQARFRLDQLAGVALLIRDAYGAKCTELPGGVVVLS